GGCGATCGTGATCGACCAGAAGATAATCGATGCAGCGGCGGCGCAGTCTGCCTAGGCGATCGCAGCGCTCTTTCGCAGCAGCTGATACGCCTCGACAACCTTGCCCAGCCTCGCCTCATACTTGCGGTCGCCGCCGTTGCGATCGGGGTGGTAGCGGCGGACCAGTTCCGAATAGCGCCGCCGCAATCGCCGCCGGTCGGTATCGAGACCGAGACCCATCGTTTCCAGCGCCTGCGCCTCGTCCTTGGAAAAGCGCCCGTCCATCGCCATTCTCGCTTCGCGTTCGGCGCGGCTGCGGATACCGCCCGCGCGCGCGGCGATGGCATCCAGCGGGTCGGTGAAATCCGCCCAGCGCGGCATCCCGTCGACATGCACACGCTGCGAAAAGCCGGGACTTTCGGTGCGCCAGCCGTTGACCGGCGATTGCGCATTCAGGATTTCGTCGGCCGACATTCCTTCGAACCAGTCGTAGCCGGAATTGAACTCGCGCACGTGATCGAGGCAGAACCAGCGCCATTCGCCCGGACCGTCGAACCCGCTGGCGCGGTATCCAGGTGCTCGAAATTCGCCAGCCTCGCGGCACCCGGGGGCCTCGCAGTGCCGATTTGCGCTTTCGTGGCGACCATGGAACTTGGCGGAAGACATAAAGGTTGGAGAATGGGGATTGGGAACCCAGATGCCAAGAATGCAAAAGGACAAATCACCATGAGCGGAGCGATCGCCGATGAAATCACTGCCCGGCTGACCGACGCGTTTTCGCCGACCCGGCTCGACGTGATCAACGACAGCGCGCATCACGCCGGGCATTCGGGCGATGACGGATCGGGCGAATCGCACTTCACGGTGGTGATCGAAGCCGCTGCCTTTGCCGGCATGAGCCGCCTCGCCCGCCAGCGCGCGGTGATCGCGGCGCTGGGCGACATCGTCGGCGAACGGGTGCACGCGGTGGCGATCAGAGCAGGCGCGCCGCAATAGTGGATGCACCGGCCCAAAAGCGCCTGCGCCGCGCTGCCCGGATCATCGTGCTCGATCCGGACGA
The Erythrobacter sp. JK5 DNA segment above includes these coding regions:
- a CDS encoding DnaJ domain-containing protein; the protein is MSSAKFHGRHESANRHCEAPGCREAGEFRAPGYRASGFDGPGEWRWFCLDHVREFNSGYDWFEGMSADEILNAQSPVNGWRTESPGFSQRVHVDGMPRWADFTDPLDAIAARAGGIRSRAEREARMAMDGRFSKDEAQALETMGLGLDTDRRRLRRRYSELVRRYHPDRNGGDRKYEARLGKVVEAYQLLRKSAAIA
- a CDS encoding BolA family transcriptional regulator — its product is MSGAIADEITARLTDAFSPTRLDVINDSAHHAGHSGDDGSGESHFTVVIEAAAFAGMSRLARQRAVIAALGDIVGERVHAVAIRAGAPQ